From Triplophysa dalaica isolate WHDGS20190420 chromosome 16, ASM1584641v1, whole genome shotgun sequence:
GTTAATGTCTAGTATATTTAGAGCTGCAGTGATGTAGTATTTCCAATGActgtgtgcacacacacataataataGTTTTGTTGACACACAATATGTTCTCATGCAATAGGATCCTGATTATTCGCTAGGTGAGGAAGAGAATGAGAAGACAACATCCGAGAGGAAAGAGGATGGAGAAGAATCACGCAAAGCAGGAAGAGCACCATTGTCCCGCATTCCTACCTTTCAAAGCGCCTTTGCCCGCAAGCGAGTTACCGTACAAAGTGCAGAGTCATCGCCGAAGATGGATGTATCCAGTCAGCCGGGCCAAAAAGAGCGAGCAGGCTCGACGGAGGCTGGACGAGTGAAAATGTCAGTTTATGGGGGGAGAGAAACAGCACTGCCCGTCCCATCCGCAAATTTGAACACAAGCAGTACCGATGTATTGTCTCAAGGTGATATCTCCACCTCCAGTCCTCCACATCTGAAAAGAGATCATGCCTTTGATCAAACACCTGAGAATACAGTGGACGCTGATGAGGTTAAATCAGCACTGCAGCGTCCCCCGCTCAGGAAACTCCAAGAGAAACATGTAACCTATGATCTCATCACAGAGCCCCTTTCCGAAATTGAGTCTGCAAGCGGAGAGACCCTTTCTGAAGATGAACAGATCTCAACGCAGGACGCTGTCTTGGAGGATCTGAGCTCATGCTCCTCCGTTGATCATCAAGAAACTTCTGATCAACCTTGTGGAGAGAGTTTGATAGAGGACTTTGAAGATGAAAGCGAGAAAGAGACTGTATACCAACCGGAGCCGGTTGAAGAAAATTGTGTCAGAGAGACCGATGTGAAACAGCGCACTGTTCTAGATAAGGTTGATGGAGGCATGCAGGATGAAAGTGCTATGAAACCGTCAGATCGCAAAGACTCAACAAAATGCTTGAAAGAAACTAGAAAGACAATCAAAGGGGAAGATGATAGTCATGCAAAACAAAGCAAGACCAAAATGCACACACCCTCAAAGGTAgggtgtatttattttatttaataacacaggattacataaatattgatgCTGTTGCTTATTATTTTGTTTAGGGATTCAAATAAACAGATAACTCATGTGCCGTTTGGCTTATGGACATGAATCACACCCTAAATTACGGAAGACGTGGTATTAGTTTTTTAAGCAATAAGTGTCATCCTTGTCTCATACCTTTCTCAGGACGATTTACTTTGATGCACATTTGTTTTGTATACGTTGCAAAAATATAGGCATTCAGGTTCTGTTGCTTGGATGCGGCTATTTTGTTATCAAACAAACCTCGAATTTCAACAGATGGAATGTGTGAAATTTCACAGTCACATTTCAAAGAGTCATTTCATCACCTCTCAAGGATCTCTGGTCTCAtagagatgtttacataattcAACAGTAACTCTTTAATAATTAACTTTGATACAGAAAAAAGGAAGGAGCTGTCCTGTTTTCTGTCTCCTCCCCTCCGTTCTTCTGCTCTTGGGTGGATTTGGACTGCACATCTGGCAGTATGGAATCCCTAAATCCGTATCGCACCTAATGTCACAACTGGAGCTTCACTGGCTGGAATCTTTTTGGATGCCACAAGAGACATGCACCTCTGACTGTAGGTAAGAAGAAATCCGATATGtgcatttatttctaaataaaatggcatttttttaaattgccgTATCTTATCAGGCTCACTCTTGTTGAGAGTCTCCCGGAGGGCGTGTACTTCCCTTCCGGGTCGCCTCACCTGCCGAGCATCTCAGATGCGTGGACTAACTTACTAAACAGAGCAAACCGCTCTGCCCACATTGCTGCCTTCTATTTGACCCTCCAAGACTCAGACCTGGGCCTTACAGAGCCCTCTTCGGCACAGGTAAGGaagtttataaacacacaacttAGGCAGAAGAGCACAATTTGCATTTGGGTAGTAGACAAGCGAATATGCAAATTTGTCCTATGGGGTGATGgcaaatgttagaaaaaaaactaaacaatgaAGCTAAATCTCCCGttgctattttatatgataaatattaatattaacactataaaacaatgtaatattaacagtttgttgtctaaattttgctgtcacaccataggacacatgtacgatCTATGTACAAACTACCCATTTGCAAGATCGGACCTACTTTGCATTAGGAAtggatgtttctgttttgtttacacGTTTATGATTTGTTCTGTTGACCACTGATAGTGGTTATATGggaaagcatttgttttattttatagggCAAAGAAGTGTTTAACCAACTAAAGCAGCTGGAACCAAAGGGAGTTAAATTGAGGATCGCTGTTAACGCCCCGCAGCCATATATCGCAGACACAGACGAACTGGTAGCAACCGGTAAAACCAAATGCCTGTTGGACTTTTGTATGAAACATACATGTCACGAATAGGCGTCATGTAACTTTTTTGTTTAGCACttctgctttgtgttttttcGCAGGGGCTGAAGTCAGGGGAATTGATCTACAGAGTGTCACTGGCGGCATTTTGCACACCAAACTATGGGTTGTGGATAAGAAACACATGTATGTAGGGAGTGCTAACATGGACTGGAGATCTCTTACCCAGGTACATTTAAAACAGTCAACTTGGGGGTCGTGTTACTACTGGGTGGAGATATATACATTCATATATAATGTAATCTGGTAATTGATCTAGTGTACATTACAGTTAATTACTACAGAGCCAAAATgagctacatttacatttatgcatttggcagacgcttttatccatagcgacttacattgctttaacctatacatttatactttggTATATGCAATACCCTGGGATTGAGCCCACAACCTTgagttgttaacgcaatgctcttaccattgagctacaggaaaactaaAAAGAGATATGCTGTCAATAACTTTAATGTATATGTTTTGCAGGTGAAAGAGGTTGGAGTATCTGTGGAAGACTGCAGCTGTTTAGCTCAAGACGCCTCACGGATATTTGACCTTTACTGGGACATTGGAGCTCAGAAGAATGAATCTCTACCTCCATTCTGGCCGGCCCGGTTTTCTGCCCTCTCCAGTGCTAAGTACCCGTTAGCTGTTAAATTCAACGATGTCCCTGCACGTGTCTATTTGTCTGTGAGTTGTGTGACTCTTACATGTTGACTTCATTTGTTCACTGTTCATAATTCATAGTTTTTGTTACATGTCTTGTCATAATCACCCATTTTGAGTTCAATCTATCCTTTGGAGTTAAATGTTATATGTTTTAGGAATGATTTCACttcatgtttttacttttcattGTATAGAGTGCATGTAGTACTATGCGTGAGTCATATTGTCCTGTTTGATTCATGTCTCACACATGCATTTTCAGTGCGATCTATATTTACTTAACATTCGGTTTATTCTTTTAGAGTTCCCCTCCTGCTTTATCATCATATGGGCGTTCTGATGACCTCTCAAGTATCCTGTCAATAATCGCTGATGCTGAGAAGTTCATCTACGTGTCTGTGATGGATTACCTTCCACTTTCCCAGTTCACAGAACCCGTTCGGTAATTTCAACTGCAACAATCTTAAACAGGAAaacaatcattattttaaaatatttgtacaaatttTTATGTGGAGAGAATTGCATGAACAAAGTGGACATACAGTAGCTCAGCTAAGAGGTTTGCTCAGATCACAGTTTTGGTCACTACTGTTTAGGTTTTGGCCCGCCATTGACTTGGCCCTTCGCGAAGCTGCTTGTGTGCGAGGTGTTGAGGTGAAGCTGCTGGTCAGTTGTTGGAGTCACTCTCCTGGTGCCATGTTTGTCTTCCTCCAGTCTTTATCAGTCCTCAACACACCCCCTCTGAGCTGCAAGATTCATACCGTATGTTTCTGTCTGTTCATCTCACTCTCCAAATGTTTGTTTGGAGTATCACTGATTTAATGtctatgcattttaattttacagaaagTTTTTGAGGTGCCTTCAAATCGAGAGCAGCAGAGGATTCCATTTGCACGTGTCAACCATGCCAAATACATGGTGACTGATAGAGTTGTTTACATTGGTATGTTTGATGTCCCCCTACACAAGCAACATTTCACACATTATCTTATTTCACATATGACGCATGGTTGTTTAAAGGACAATACATATTGCAGCTAGAACGCTGGTTTGGCACGGCATCAAACACGCCTGCCAGCAGTATAAGCCACACACtataaattcaaaattattataatattccTCTGATGAGTAAgtgttatattatgttttacAGGAACCTCCAACTGGTCAGAGAATTATTTCACCCAGACAGCAGGGGTTGGGCTGGTTGTGAATCAGACAGGTTCGGAAGTAAGGGAAGGCCAGCAAACCGTTCAGAGCGAATTACAGAATATTTTCCAAAGGGACTGGCATTCACAATATGCTCAAACCCTTACCGAAGCTCACGCAGAACATTGTAGTGGAATAAAGCTTACATAATACACTCTCTCTAACTGTATGTTGCTAAGCactctcatttaaaaaataaaaacatcgaaaACCATGAACTCATTCAAACACAAAAAGTCTTCCCTGCGGCATTGCTGCCTACTGTTAACTTATTCATGGTGTATGTATTTGCTAAATGGATgctgtgcattttttttgttttgtttattcattatgTGTATATTTGCATTGTGTGACATTTGCCGGAATGAGGACAATCTCCTTGGGCAAGCACTGATATTTGACGTTGCCTACATGTGCATGTAAATGAATTATTGTTATAATAGATGCCTTGGCTGTAAcattagtttttaaaataaaccagtTTTTATTACCTGCCTACTCTGTCATCGTTTTTAAGATATTAAAGATCCAATGTGcacttttttggaggatctgttgacacaaatgcaatatatatatatatgcaatatgtatctccttcggcaaagaggcaaaaacgtgatgacatcttagttctgtgccAGCCACAAAAGAGCTTCGAAAGAGAGggtgaggggtggagtgagccttggttgcaatttgtaacctcaccactagatgccgctaaatttcacacccttgacctttaaaatatatatattttatttaaatgtatatcaaTTCAAGGCATACACTTACGGTATGCATAGAATATATAGATCATGTTAACTTTAATGTATTTACACACATACTTCGTTAATATAACTTATAACCAAAATTGAAATGATTTACACACTATGCCGCAAATATTAAGAAAACTTGCATGCAATATTTCCTAGTCAAAATATGACACATTCTGCTTTGTGAATTACTAAGTGGGAGTATTGCTGAGAAGTGTTTCTTCTCTTATCTTAAGAGCGGAGGACTGGAGGTCTGTGTCTCAAAACCTGGTGAGTACCCTACCAAGACTATATTTCATACGCATCAAATACGCGTTTGGGACTCTGGAACTATTTATTCCCCAAATGTACTTACTTCAGATCCCGCCAAAACTAATCAAAGTGCAACAGCCGCTTTAAAACGCGCATATGGCGTTAACAGACAAGCTGTCTACATAGGCCACCCACTAGTTTTTAAAACACAGTCCGTGACTTCTCGCAGGAAGTGAAGACACGACCCCGGACGAAGGAAGGCGTTAACAAATGGCTCGTAAAAGAAGCCCGTCAGCTTTATGGCTTCACTCTCATCCGAGTGTAACTCGTAAAATGCCCGTGTGTCACAGAATATTCTTACTTTTATGTTTACTTCAATTCTCTTCTGTATATTCAGACATAACCGACGGGAATGCGGAGCATTTAAAGCGCGAGCACTCGCTCATTAAACCGTATCAGGGTGAGTAAGCTACGTGCTCTTATTGTGGTTTAAGCGGTCCGCTTGTGGTTTGTTATCATATAACCACACTATCACTGGTGCGTTTAAGTTTTTACAATAGGATGCAAGTTATGTTGTCTGTAATGTCACGGGTTGTGTATTTAATTGTTGAATCTATACTAAAGTAGGTACGCCATTGTCCAGCGATACTAAGTATTGTGTCAGTGAACTGCAGGCAAGTTACAGTAACGTAACACAAGACAAACAAACGGGAAGCTCCTTTATTTGAACAAGTGAATGTGTTAATAACGTTTGCAGGATGTGAAGAAAGCTTAGTTTGATGACTAGCTAGTTTTTGTCTGGTTCTACCAGATCTCTAGTTGCATTGATTTTATCATCACTTGTAGTATGTGGTTGCCTCTGTAACTTATTTGCATTCCAcgttaaaacatttatgtcatgCAAAATGTATGT
This genomic window contains:
- the pld7 gene encoding 5'-3' exonuclease PLD3 is translated as MDPDYSLGEEENEKTTSERKEDGEESRKAGRAPLSRIPTFQSAFARKRVTVQSAESSPKMDVSSQPGQKERAGSTEAGRVKMSVYGGRETALPVPSANLNTSSTDVLSQGDISTSSPPHLKRDHAFDQTPENTVDADEVKSALQRPPLRKLQEKHVTYDLITEPLSEIESASGETLSEDEQISTQDAVLEDLSSCSSVDHQETSDQPCGESLIEDFEDESEKETVYQPEPVEENCVRETDVKQRTVLDKVDGGMQDESAMKPSDRKDSTKCLKETRKTIKGEDDSHAKQSKTKMHTPSKKKGRSCPVFCLLPSVLLLLGGFGLHIWQYGIPKSVSHLMSQLELHWLESFWMPQETCTSDCRLTLVESLPEGVYFPSGSPHLPSISDAWTNLLNRANRSAHIAAFYLTLQDSDLGLTEPSSAQGKEVFNQLKQLEPKGVKLRIAVNAPQPYIADTDELVATGAEVRGIDLQSVTGGILHTKLWVVDKKHMYVGSANMDWRSLTQVKEVGVSVEDCSCLAQDASRIFDLYWDIGAQKNESLPPFWPARFSALSSAKYPLAVKFNDVPARVYLSSSPPALSSYGRSDDLSSILSIIADAEKFIYVSVMDYLPLSQFTEPVRFWPAIDLALREAACVRGVEVKLLVSCWSHSPGAMFVFLQSLSVLNTPPLSCKIHTKVFEVPSNREQQRIPFARVNHAKYMVTDRVVYIGTSNWSENYFTQTAGVGLVVNQTGSEVREGQQTVQSELQNIFQRDWHSQYAQTLTEAHAEHCSGIKLT